A DNA window from Arachis hypogaea cultivar Tifrunner chromosome 18, arahy.Tifrunner.gnm2.J5K5, whole genome shotgun sequence contains the following coding sequences:
- the LOC112771597 gene encoding sister chromatid cohesion protein PDS5 homolog C, which translates to MSRKTTVALCFVITKRMASTNETENLGESDTVKNLKHVERKLLRCNVPVDELPEVLDNLDLVLSTVNQLPSEPIQEALVPSMKALISDELLRHTDEDVKISVTSCIAEITRITAPDTPYDDEQMKIEVSKMHLESGDIGTPNGALEEAKALNLRMKRSWNLSSKDMLFRANKIDLKSLDDELEKHLTRVLSRHIDAKRPK; encoded by the exons ATGAGCAGGAAAACAACTG TGGCTTTGTGTTTTGTGATCACAAAGAGAATGGCATCCACTAATGAGACTGAAAATCTGGGTGAGAGTGATACTGTGAAGAACCTTAAACATGTTGAGAGGAAGCTTCTCAGATGCAATGTTCCTGTTGATGAGCTTCCTGAAGTGCTTGAT AATCTGGACCTGGTACTATCAACAGTCAATCAATTACCAAGTGAGCCAATTCAGGAAGCACTTGTACCTTCCATGAAAGCATTGATTTCTGATGAACTTCTAAGGCACACAGATGAGGATGTTAAGATTTCGGTTACATCTTGCATTGCTGAGATTACAAGAATTACAGCCCCGGATACCCCTTACGACGATGAACAGATGAAG ATTGAGGTCTCCAAGATGCATTTGGAAAGTGGGGATATTGGGACACCAAATGGGGCATTGGAAGAAGCTAAGGCGTTGAATTTAAGGATGAAGCGTAGTTGGAACCTAAGCAGCAAAGATATGTTGTTTAGAGCTAATAAGATTGATCTCAAGAGTTTGGATGATGAGCTAGAAAAGCACCTTACAAGGGTTCTGTCTAGACATATTGATGCCAAAAGGCCTAAATAA